In Oryza sativa Japonica Group chromosome 3, ASM3414082v1, one DNA window encodes the following:
- the LOC4332182 gene encoding protein NRT1/ PTR FAMILY 8.3 has product MEGVLLQQELPKKQFKAEHLSSWRVQQPFRAAKGAFMGSSLEAEQQSLIVRTTEPEDVDDYTGDGSVGFSGQPILKHETGNWRACSLILGTEVCERLAYYGISKSLVTYLSTRLHEGNVSAARNFTTWQGTCYLTPLIGATLADSYWGKYKTIAVFSTIYFLGMAALTFSALVPSLQPPQCFGSFCPQPTVPQYLIYFVGLYMIALGSGGIKPCVSSFGADQFDDTDPVERTKKGAFFNWFYFAINIGSLISGTVLIWVQQNCGYGIGFGIPTIFIALAIGSFFIGSQRYRYQIPGGSPLIRVCQVVIAAIHKRNVDLPVDSSVLYELHGKTSAIEGSRKLEHSSEFSFLDKAAVILSNERGGSHDPWRLCTITQVEELKILMRMFPIWATGIVFFTVCAQNSSMFIEQGMALNNQIESFKIPPATLSSLDVISIVVWVPIYETFVVPIASRLTGKERGFSELQRMGIGLFVATTAVATAALVEIKRLEIARSEDLIHSKVPVPMSILWQAPQYLLVGIGEVFTAIGQAEFFYNQSPDSMRSLCSAFALVTVSLGSYLSSFILTLVSYFTTRDDNPGWIPDNLNEGHLDRFFWLIAGLSFLNLLLFVYYAQQYKCKKAAAI; this is encoded by the exons atggagggagtccTTTTGCAGCAGGAGTTGCCAAAGAAGCAGTTCAAAGCTGAACACCTTTCTTCGTGGAGGGTGCAGCAACCCTTCCGAGCTGCAAAAGGTGCATTCATGGGGTCGTCGCTGGAGGCGGAGCAGCAGAGCTTGATAGTGCGGACGACAGAGCCGGAG GATGTTGATGACTACACAGGCGATGGATCTGTAGGCTTCAGTGGTCAACCTATTTTGAAGCATGAAACGGGCAATTGGAGGGCATGCTCACTAATTCTTG GAACTGAAGTTTGCGAACGCTTGGCCTACTATGGCATCTCAAAAAGTTTGGTCACTTACCTATCGACAAGATTGCATGAAGGAAATGTCTCTGCAGCAAGGAACTTTACAACTTGGCAAGGAACTTGTTATCTCACGCCACTTATTGGAGCAACCTTAGCAGACTCATACTGGGGAAAGTACAAGACTATTGCTGTTTTCTCAACAATTTACTTTCTG GGGATGGCAGCATTGACATTTTCAGCATTGGTTCCTTCTCTTCAACCTCCTCAATGTTTTGGGTCCTTTTGTCCACAACCAACCGTGCCTCAGTATCTGATATACTTTGTTGGACTATACATGATTGCTTTAGGGTCTGGAGGTATTAAGCCATGTGTTTCATCCTTTGGTGCTGATCAATTTGATGACACTGATCCAGTTGAGAGAACAAAGAAGGGTGCTTTCTTCAATTggttttattttgctataaacATCGGTTCTTTGATATCTGGCACAGTTCTTATTTGGGTACAACAAAACTGTGGATATGGAATTGGATTTGGAATTCCTACTATCTTCATTGCCTTAGCTATTGGAAGTTTTTTTATAGGTTCTCAGAGATATAGATATCAGATACCTGGAGGAAGCCCCCTTATAAGAGTATGCCAGGTGGTTATTGCAGCCATCCACAAGAGAAATGTTGATTTGCCGGTTGATAGTTCTGTTCTTTATGAGCTTCATGGTAAGACTTCTGCAATTGAGGGGAGTCGTAAGCTGGAACATAGTAGTGAATTCAG TTTCCTTGACAAAGCTGCCGTCATTTTGTCGAATGAACGTGGTGGTTCTCATGATCCTTGGAGACTTTGCACTATCACACAGGTTGAAGAGCTTAAAATATTAATGAGGATGTTTCCAATCTGGGCAACTGGCATTGTGTTCTTCACTGTATGTGCTCAAAATTCATCAATGTTTATAGAACAAGGGATGGCCCTCAACAATCAAATtgaatcctttaaaattccgcCAGCCACTCTGTCATCCTTGGATGTTATCAGCATTGTTGTTTGGGTCCCAATCTACGAAACTTTCGTTGTGCCGATAGCAAGTAGACTGACTGGTAAAGAGAGAGGCTTCTCGGAGCTTCAACGAATGGGAATTGGTCTGTTTGTGGCTACTACTGCAGTGGCAACTGCAGCATTGGTTGAGATTAAGCGTCTGGAGATTGCAAGGTCAGAAGATCTGATCCATAGTAAGGTACCTGTTCCCATGAGCATTCTTTGGCAAGCGCCTCAATACTTGTTGGTTGGTATTGGTGAGGTGTTCACAGCCATTGGCCAAGCCGAGTTCTTCTACAACCAGTCTCCAGATTCCATGAGAAGCTTGTGCTCCGCTTTCGCTCTTGTTACGGTGTCGCTTGGAAGCTATCTTAGTTCATTCATACTGACCCTGGTTTCATATTTTACAACTCGAGATGATAATCCGGGTTGGATCCCTGATAACTTGAATGAAGGCCATCTTGACCGCTTTTTCTGGCTCATAGCTGGCCTTAGTTTTCTGAATCTTCTTCTTTTCGTCTACTATGCACAGCAATACAAGTGCAAGAAAGCAGCTGCAATTTAA